The segment CTGCCCGCACTTCCCTACGCCAAAGAAGCACTGGAGCCACATATTGACACGCTGACGATGGAAATTCACCACGGCAAGCACCATCAGGCGTATGTAAACAACCTGAACAAAGCCGTGGAGGGCATGGACACAGTACCCTCGCTCGAAGAGCTTTGCCGCAATGTATCCAAATACAGTCCGGCCGTGCGCAACAATGGCGGCGGGCACTACAACCACAGTCTTTTCTGGACATTGCTGCGCCCGGCACAGGCCAATGTA is part of the Bacteroidota bacterium genome and harbors:
- a CDS encoding superoxide dismutase; amino-acid sequence: MQSRRQFIRLSALTATALTFIGRRNLFAAAPVAGNAAPFTLPALPYAKEALEPHIDTLTMEIHHGKHHQAYVNNLNKAVEGMDTVPSLEELCRNVSKYSPAVRNNGGGHYNHSLFWTLLRPAQANV